In Populus alba chromosome 1, ASM523922v2, whole genome shotgun sequence, a single window of DNA contains:
- the LOC118055412 gene encoding E3 ubiquitin-protein ligase MBR2 gives MQRQRGAFHSFSETIDFDQGSVSNSTVMSQQTPFSNMLNPVDSRLSNNAVSSGNASCSNALTHDVQSFSGWNSGESSSRLSLQNQVNDDGIKMEEWLSTSVNAYPAVGQRSEERLFETTNILFPGRVSTGISGNQVRSGPLFLQGSSSNHISPNVCPNSGHIGDTIIGRPITGAVLGLNQLNPGGGLEIERASSSGVSSSDVGTSSGSSGYIVEETNGGSGSSLGVWGLSCKRKALEGTTGQSFPGGSSSCFPQAESSAWHNGPNNHSVSSSLSLSTPSPNTPSVTPPEQLNPRFGYGMRGAPPDAFPSSNVSGNADPLRNFGRRMSPGHQQESVTFNLSTTGGSRRWSLQHSRRPVSVSDYLESRSTEPANSSAIQGQLHTINPSSLSSSLPCWDDFSSSRVGNSLSSLIPGELGAASREEANLRSFQRNNADHPMFAPATEMRSMGQDPTRWGLATGNMSTSGSVSSTRIGSSTRIGPSSSVHPFPTPGWIHQNPTTHNQQRISEFSTWSLFPPIASESGGRSCHFSPLSSGPSSAQDTQISSGSSSQGHNPPPFPRSAFLTEEQSDDVLGMPRSLRALAADIEGRHRLISEIRQVLNAMRRGENLRVEDYMLFDPLIYHGMAEMHDRHRDMRLDVDNMSYEELLALEERIGDVSTGLSEETILKLLKQEKHVPVRSESPADLEPCCICQEEYVVGDDMGIIDCGHDFHTNCIKQWLMQKNLCPICKMTALLT, from the exons ATGCAAAGGCAAAGGGGTGCTTTTCATTCCTTCTctgaaactattgattttgaTCAGGGATCTGTTTCAAACAGTACTGTTATGAGTCAGCAAACACCTTTCAGTAACATGCTAAATCCAGTGGATAGCAGATTGTCAAATAATGCTGTATCTTCGGGCAACGCATCATGCTCAAATGCTTTAACTCATGATGTCCAGAGCTTTAGTGGTTGGAATTCAGGCGAATCTAGCTCAAGGTTAAGTTTGCAAAATCAGGTGAATGATGATGGGATAAAAATGGAAGAATGGTTGTCTACATCAGTCAATGCTTATCCTGCAGTTGGTCAAAGATCAGAGGAAAGACTATTTGAAACAACTAATATCCTTTTCCCAGGCAGAGTCAGTACGGGGATTAGTGGCAATCAGGTTAGAAGTGGACCTTTATTCTTGCAGGGCTCCAGTTCGAATCATATCTCACCCAATGTATGTCCAAATTCTGGTCATATTGGAGACACCATTATTGGCAGACCCATTACAGGAGCTGTCTTAGGCCTTAATCAACTCAACCCTGGTGGTGGATTAGAAATAGAACGGGCATCTTCTTCTGGTGTTTCTTCTTCTGATGTTGGCACTTCATCTGGAAGTTCTGGTTATATAGTAGAGGAGACAAATGGTGGTTCAGGATCTTCTCTTGGGGTTTGGGGCTTATCCTGCAAGAGAAAGGCCCTTGAAGGTACTACTGGACAGTCTTTTCCTGGTGGAAGTTCAAGTTGCTTTCCACAAGCTGAAAGTAGTGCATGGCATAATGGACCCAATAATCACAGTGTTTCTAGCAGCCTAAGTTTATCCACTCCCTCACCGAATACTCCAAGTGTTACTCCTCCTGAACAGTTGAacccaagatttggttatggaATGAGAGGAGCACCTCCTGATGCATTTCCTTCATCAAATGTTAGTGGAAATGCAGACCCTCTAAGAAATTTTGGTAGGAGGATGAGTCCTGGACATCAACAGGAATCTGTCACTTTCAATTTGTCAACAACAGGAGGTTCCAGGCGTTGGTCCTTGCAGCATTCTCGCAGACCAGTCTCAGTTAGTGACTATCTGGAGTCAAGATCAACAGAACCTGCAAATTCAAGTGCCATCCAAGGCCAGCTTCATACTATCAACCCTTCTTCTTTATCAAGCAGTTTGCCTTGTTGGGATGATTTTTCAAGTTCAAGAGTTGGAAATTCATTGAGTTCCCTTATACCTGGAGAGCTAGGGGCTGCATCAAGAGAGGAAGCAAACTTAAGAAGCTTTCAGAGAAATAATGCAGACCATCCAATGTTTGCACCTGCAACTGAAATGAGAAGCATGGGACAAGATCCAACACGCTGGGGTTTGGCCACTGGGAACATGAGTACCTCGGGTAGTGTTTCTTCTACCAGAATTGGTTCTTCTACCAGAATTGGCCCCAGTTCTAGTGTCCATCCTTTTCCTACTCCCGGATGGATTCATCAAAACCCCACAACACATAATCAGCAAAGAATTTCTGAATTTTCTACTTGGTCTCTGTTCCCACCTATAGCCTCTGAATCTGGAGGTCGCAGTTGCCATTTCTCCCCTTTGTCTTCTGGTCCTTCCTCTGCACAGGACACACAGATTTCTTCTGGATCTAGTAGCCAGGGACATAATCCACCACCATTTCCAAGGTCAGCATTTCTCACGGAAGAACAAAGTGATGATGTTCTTGGAATGCCCCGTTCCTTGAGGGCTTTAGCTGCTGATATTGAAGGGAGACATCGGCTAATATCTGAG ATTCGCCAAGTATTGAATGCCATGCGCAGGGGTGAAAATCTTCGTGTTGAG GACTACATGCTTTTTGACCCGTTGATCTATCACGGGATGGCTGAAATGCATGATCGGCATAGAGATATGCGCCTTGATGTTGATAATATGTCTTATGAG GAATTGTTGGCATTGGAAGAACGCATAGGAGATGTGAGCACTGGACTAAGTGAGGAAACCATTTTGAAGTTACTGAAACAGGAAAAACATGTGCCGGTCCGCTCAGAATCTCCAGCAGATTTGGAGCCTTGCTGTATCTGTCAG GAGGAATATGTGGTTGGAGATGATATGGGAATAATCGACTGTGGGCATGACTTCCATACCAACTGCATCAAACAGTGGCTAATGCAGAAAAATCTATGTCCAATTTGTAAGATGACGGCCCTGCTCACATGA